One Natrinema marinum genomic window carries:
- a CDS encoding helix-turn-helix transcriptional regulator, translating into MKAELSVADLEDDLLELVRRREVFDVLADEPLEKPELAAALEVSPATTHRILTSFRKKDWITRTDNGYALTPVGERMGTTVDAYQSAVTETRRLAPLYELLSGTTLPVPADVDWFADATVTAVGPHDPYRPLNRFIDLLGETDSLRGCDTTSVAPTYVDDVHERILEGMSVEIVFEPPVIDRLATAYDDRTAEAFERENLRLWARDDLPFGLALFDDRVGVGGYDPDVGILSVFVDTDDPDAYAWGERVFEAYRDEADRVV; encoded by the coding sequence ATGAAGGCGGAGCTGTCCGTAGCGGACCTCGAGGACGACCTTTTGGAACTGGTCCGGCGGCGCGAGGTCTTCGACGTGTTGGCCGACGAACCGCTCGAGAAACCGGAGCTGGCCGCGGCGCTCGAGGTCTCGCCGGCGACGACGCATCGAATCCTCACGTCGTTCCGGAAGAAAGACTGGATCACGCGGACCGACAACGGCTACGCGCTGACGCCGGTGGGGGAACGGATGGGAACCACGGTGGACGCCTACCAGTCCGCCGTCACGGAGACGCGCCGACTGGCACCGCTGTACGAGTTGCTCTCGGGGACGACACTTCCCGTCCCGGCCGACGTCGACTGGTTCGCCGACGCCACGGTTACCGCCGTCGGGCCGCACGATCCGTACCGACCGCTGAACCGGTTCATCGATCTGCTCGGCGAGACCGACTCGCTGCGAGGCTGTGACACGACCTCGGTCGCGCCCACGTACGTCGACGACGTTCACGAGCGCATCCTCGAGGGCATGTCGGTCGAGATCGTCTTCGAGCCGCCGGTGATCGACCGCCTCGCGACGGCGTACGACGACCGCACCGCGGAGGCGTTCGAGCGTGAGAACCTCCGGCTCTGGGCACGCGACGACCTCCCGTTCGGACTGGCGCTGTTCGACGACCGGGTGGGCGTCGGCGGCTACGATCCGGATGTAGGGATCCTCTCGGTCTTCGTCGATACGGACGACCCCGACGCGTACGCGTGGGGAGAACGGGTGTTCGAAGCGTACAGAGACGAGGCCGATCGGGTCGTCTGA